The genomic window TTTTCCTAAAgacataataatgtaattgtgtttaattgactggatttaaataaaatatattgtaataaatacatttttcataacATGATAATTAGAGAGGTACGTAATGAAATTCTTGGCATTTGAGAGTTtatcattcaatttaatctGTGAGATAAACATGACTAGAAAATTTATTACTTCAACGATAAATCTCAATAAGCTCCCCCCTTTAAGGCTGAAATCCCCAAAAATACTTTCTTAGTGAGCGACTACGTCACGAAAGGAGTAACTATGATAAATTTGAAGTCAATCGTATTCATCGTTCTGGAGAACTCGTGATGAGTGTGTCAGTGGTAATtggtttttatatgtttatcttggatctgattataataatataatatgtttgggAGGACAAGTGCAAAACAATTGTATGACTGGAGAGAGATAAATGGAAAATAACAACACtcctaaataattttgtttcgttttattagagtaatagtaaatttttttaaaacaaataacacgTAAATTTACAGCACAACAAGCACCCGAATGCAACCTGCTTTCGAGCGATTTTCCCTCTTTcccaaaacatatttttaagatacCTTCAGGAGCGTCTCGTCTATGGTCCAAGACTTTATCGGCGAGGCCAAACGTGCAGCACCTAGATTCTTTGCACTCCTTGTAACCAGAATTAAGATGGGCCTGCCGACTTATTGTTTTTACTGGGAATAAAGGGTCAATAaccggaattgcgattcaaaggAGAAATGCTACTCGCATTCTTTTCATCATTTCACGCAGCCATGATTCGTAAAGttgttattattaagattttatatcgtatatttaagaacttaatATTGAtatctcaaatataaataaatcttataaaagtaAACCATGTTCttctttaaagtaaataattgagCAGAATACGATTAGTAAATTTTTGACAGcttaatttaatctaatatttaacTGAAACAGTCATGATGGTTGCACTCGAATAAtcagaattaaaaaagttttattcataaatcgaATACATCATTCTATTTCTGTATAAATCGCAGGCGGACGttcaaatggaccacctgatggtaaatgatcacaaacgcacatagatattggcgttgtaaatattaaccattccttacatatccAATATGTCACCACTAACTAACTTGGGAAGGATGCTATGTCTTTTATAACTGAACACTTCAAACCTGAACCCAACGTTACTAAGTATTCCTGTCCAGCAGTGAATATTTGATGAAAGCCACCCAGGCGAGCCaacaagccgagatggcccaatggttagaacgcgtgcatcttaaccgatgatttcgggttcaaacccaagcaggcaccactgaatttacatttgcttaatttgtttataattcatctcgtgctcggcggtgaaggaaaacatcgtgaggaaacctgcatgtgtctaatttcaacgaaattctgccacatgtgtattccaccaacccgcattggagcagcgtggtggaatatgctccataccttctcctcaacgggagaggaggccttagcccagcagtgggaaatttacaggctgattatgttttattattttacccaGGCGAGCTTGTACAAAACCCTAGTAGGTaccaagtatttattattttatttattattagcgtataatatttgttactgcATTCGCAAAGCAATTTTAGCACCGCCTACATTTATATACCTAAAATGCTgtccattttaatataattgtatttactaaaatatctttaatatttccaaaaacacaaattaatattagcaacaaaaatcaaaataatattataatatataatttcatttcaattttgtttcttaataatataggtaaataTGCTTACgtgacattatttaaaatttaaataaacataatatatattttatctataataacttatttaaaaaaaataaacgataacgTACAAACGTAATTTCGTAAATTTCCgtacattaatttcaaaattatatttaagcgaCTTTGtatgtctttattattttgtttaaaactaaatatatctatttgaatCTATTTGAATGTTGTAAtagtaattatagtaattaagaTAAACACATTTGTAGCCATTAATCAATGCACTAATGTTTAAACCACAGCTAATGAAACTTGAATAGGTGcattatatcaaatttcaatgCATTACTCCATACGGTGTTTATAaccaatataatatcataagaCTTACCAGCTATTATCACCgctttactaatatatatttaaataatcttaacacTCAATTAACTCATCGTTCAGTGTATACACAATTATTTAATGTGATGAAAAGACGACTACTTTCATGAACACGAACTGCGCGCGCGCGTGAATACTTCAGACTACTGGGCGGGCGGAACTGGACATAACGTTGCGTAATTGAAAGccattataatactttttttctatgaaaataGAATCGATTGTTAGAAGAGTATTTCGACTACGTTGTGATAAGAAAACcgaaataaatactttgaaatatttcttagttgtaagataataaatactaattatgttttatttttttttattaatgtttatttaatgtaatgaatGACACTTTTCAAGTATTTAAATACTTGGCagttaaaaaatcaatttaatagatTATTCGATATTCCAAAGGCAACATTCGATTTAAGTCATTTTAGGAAGCAATTCATTAAATATCGATGAACATTATACACGAAAACTTATGTTGACTGAAATGCGACATTTGTTCTTATCAAGCAGCACAAGTTTTGTAATACTTCATTTTGTTGGCACCAACACAAGTCTTTAGTTAGCAGTGATAATTACTCGGGTCTATTTTAAACGAGTATTGTGTTAGAGACGAGCTGAGATGCCCGCGCGCTCGCcctaaaaactttttgttaatcccaataagaaaaaaatggatTATATCAGGCGCGAAATACCAGTCTGCGAAGTTTGCCAACGGCCAGCCAACCAAACATGCGGAGGATGCAAGCTAGTATATTACTGTTCAAAGGCTCACCAAAAACATGGCTGGAAAGAAGGCCACAAATTAAAATGCTGCGCTTACAAGATTAATTACTCGGAAGAATTAGGAAGACATATGGTAGCTACAAGAGATATTCAGCAAGGTGAAATAATATTGAAGGAAAAACCGGCCGTGAGTGGTCCAAAGATGTCCTGCACAGCACATTGCTTGTCTTGTGGCGTAAAGCTTCAACCAATACAGAAAGACGATCAATTAGATTTCTACAAGTGTTCCTCGTGCAATTGGCCCATGTGTGATGTTGTTTGTGAAAAATCTGAAGTGCACAGAGAAGAGTGCAAAGCTATGTCAAGGAAAAATTACAAATGCAACATCAAATATGAGACTCCTGAAAAAACGGAAGCGGCGTATTGCGTTATTGCACCAATGAGAGTGTTGTTGATGAAAGAAAGTAATCCACGTCAATATGAAAACATAATGAGCCTGGAATCTCATTTGAAGGATAGAATAAACACACCTTTATATCTCGTATTAAAGGCCAACCTTGTCACTTTTGTCATTCAAGTGCTTGGACTGTCGTTTGATGAGGAAACTATTTTGAAAGTGTCGTCGATATTTGACACTAACTCCTTTGATGTAAGATGTCCGGATGGTTCCAAAAGGTTACGTGCTATTTACGTGACAGCGTCGATGATGAACCATAACTGCAGACCTAATACGCGGCATATTTATATAGGtgatgataatattttagctCTCATTGCCACTGTGCCTATTTCCAAAGGCGAATTAATAACTGCAACATACACACAGTCACTATACGGAACATTAGATAgaagaaaacatataaaaattaacaagtgTTTCGATTGTGAATGTGAAAGATGTAAAGATCCAACTGAATTCGGTACATATCTGGGCAATATTTATTGTTCCGTTTGTAACAGTTCCAGCATAGATCTAGTGTCAGAAAAAAATGGTATGTTAGTTTCAACAAATCCTCTAGATGAGACAGCGCCTTGGAAATGCGAAAAATGTGGATACTGCATACAGAGCAGGCAAATGTTCTGGGGCAATAATGCgttaaaacaagaaataaatgcACTTAACAAGTCAGGTCCCAAAGTATTCGAAGAATTTATAGATAAGTATAAAGCGACACTTCATCCCACAAATCATTTGGTGATTCAAGCTAAATTAGCGCTGATGCAGATTTATGGAAactataaaggatatactttaACAGGTAATTTATTATCCATAATTATGTTCATGTATATCCCGTGAAAATTTTCAAGGCTTATACACTATGAAATGTAACATCTAAGCACCAATCAAAATTAGAAACTGCAGCATATTTGCACTTACCTTGAAATGATTAtgatatgtcaaaatatttatatttaaggtcACTTCAAATcgattaaagaaataaaacaattcatgagaatatatttgtaatttatactaatactaattacAGAGCTTCCAGATTATCTACTAACGCGTAAAATAGATCTTTGCCATGACCTCCTGGAAGTCGCTGATAAACTCGAGTCAGGGTGGACAAGGTTTCGCGGCACTATATTGCTAGAACTACAAGGTGCCATGGCAATGCAAACCAAGAGAGAGTTTGAAGATGATAAGCTAACGAAAGCAGGAGCTCAGGTgattatttcatacaataaattaatttaagaattttgtGGTGTACAAATTTTAGGCTTTATATGATAGGATTATTGACAAAATTGTACCAATTTCGTTACTACTGAAGTCACAATTGGAAAAGTAAAAACTTCTGttgaatattgataattatgaaaattaactttACGTATCATTAAATGAACACGTATCTTATCGaagcattcatttattttccgATCTATGAATGCTTTAGAAGACTttgatttgagaaaaaaattggCAGAGCTCCAGTGAAAGTTGTGTTCCCGGCTTGATAGGCAATACTGCGTTccagattttattaatagtcaTAACAGTGAACACGAATACTCGTGTACAATTTTAACTATTTGTTCAAGGCGGTGCTATTactgaaccaaaattagtttaATCAATCTATTAAGATGTTAAAACGAATATCGGAGCATTATTGGTCCGTTACAATGTTC from Vanessa tameamea isolate UH-Manoa-2023 chromosome 17, ilVanTame1 primary haplotype, whole genome shotgun sequence includes these protein-coding regions:
- the LOC113400514 gene encoding SET domain-containing protein SmydA-8, coding for MDYIRREIPVCEVCQRPANQTCGGCKLVYYCSKAHQKHGWKEGHKLKCCAYKINYSEELGRHMVATRDIQQGEIILKEKPAVSGPKMSCTAHCLSCGVKLQPIQKDDQLDFYKCSSCNWPMCDVVCEKSEVHREECKAMSRKNYKCNIKYETPEKTEAAYCVIAPMRVLLMKESNPRQYENIMSLESHLKDRINTPLYLVLKANLVTFVIQVLGLSFDEETILKVSSIFDTNSFDVRCPDGSKRLRAIYVTASMMNHNCRPNTRHIYIGDDNILALIATVPISKGELITATYTQSLYGTLDRRKHIKINKCFDCECERCKDPTEFGTYLGNIYCSVCNSSSIDLVSEKNGMLVSTNPLDETAPWKCEKCGYCIQSRQMFWGNNALKQEINALNKSGPKVFEEFIDKYKATLHPTNHLVIQAKLALMQIYGNYKGYTLTELPDYLLTRKIDLCHDLLEVADKLESGWTRFRGTILLELQGAMAMQTKREFEDDKLTKAGAQDQLMESMVLLQEATNILRIEPHMKEILETKVQDLSNLLDSTNV